One window of the Nicotiana tabacum cultivar K326 chromosome 4, ASM71507v2, whole genome shotgun sequence genome contains the following:
- the LOC107777743 gene encoding large ribosomal subunit protein eL15 yields the protein MGAYTYVSELWRKKQSDVMRFLQRVRCWEYRQLPSIVRVTRPTRPDKARRLGYKAKQGYVVYRVRVKRGGRKRPVPKGIVYGKPTNQGVTQLKFQRSKRSVAEERAGRKLGGLKVLNSYWINEDSTYKYFEVILVDQAHAAIRNDPRINWICNPVHKHRELRGLTSAGKKYRGLRGKGHLHHKARPSRRATWKRNQTLSLRRYR from the exons ATGG GTGCTTACACTTATGTGTCTGAGCTATGGAGGAAGAAGCAGTCTGATGTGATGAGGTTCTTGCAAAGGGTGAGGTGCTGGGAGTACCGTCAGCTTCCCTCCATTGTCCGTGTGACTAGGCCTACTCGTCCTGACAAAGCACGTCGCTTGGGATACAAAGCCAAGCAG GGCTATGTGGTCTACCGTGTTCGTGTCAAGCGTGGTGGAAGGAAGAGGCCTGTTCCCAAAGGTATTGTGTATGGTAAGCCCACCAACCAAGGTGTTACCCAATTGAAGTTCCAGCGCAGCAAGCGCTCTGTTGCTGAGGAGCGTGCTGGTAGGAAGTTGGGCGGCCTTAAGGTTCTCAATTCCTACTGGATTAATGAG GATTCCACCTACAAGTACTTTGAGGTGATCCTAGTTGACCAAGCCCATGCTGCCATCCGTAATGATCCAAGGATTAACTGGATCTGCAACCCAGTGCATAAGCACAGAGAACTTCGTGGTCTCACTTCAGCTGGTAAGAAATACAGGGGTCTTCGAGGAAAAGGACACTTGCACCATAAAGCACGTCCTTCAAGAAGGGCAACCTGGAAAAGGAACCAAACTCTTTCTCTTCGCCGTTACCGATAA